A stretch of the Longimicrobium sp. genome encodes the following:
- a CDS encoding DUF72 domain-containing protein, with translation MIRFGPAGFQYKDWEGVVYPVPKPKRFDPLGYIAEYFDTVEINSSFYGPTRPNTAESWIRRVAHNPGFRFTAKLYQRFTHQRKTAWTGDEVSEVRAGFDPMMREGKLGAVLLQFPWSFRRTDENREWLADVVKTFRDYPLVLEVRHSSWNTPAFYDELAERGIGFVNIDQPLFKNSIKPTSIVTAPVGYVRVHGRNFKDWFRKDAGRDARYDYLYTPAELEPWAERTREIAAEPPTEDVFVVTNNHFRGKAAVNALMLQSMVQGEKVPAPPPLFDEYGAVLESYAEPREPEGGAAEEESPPPAKPKRAKKAKKE, from the coding sequence ATGATTCGCTTCGGGCCGGCGGGATTCCAGTACAAGGATTGGGAGGGGGTCGTCTACCCCGTCCCCAAGCCGAAGCGCTTCGATCCGCTGGGGTACATCGCGGAGTACTTCGACACGGTGGAGATCAACTCCAGCTTCTACGGGCCCACGCGGCCGAACACGGCCGAGAGCTGGATCCGCCGCGTGGCGCACAACCCCGGCTTCCGCTTCACCGCCAAGCTGTACCAGCGCTTCACCCACCAGCGCAAGACGGCGTGGACCGGGGACGAGGTGTCGGAGGTGCGCGCGGGGTTCGACCCGATGATGCGCGAGGGGAAGCTGGGCGCGGTGCTGCTGCAGTTCCCGTGGTCGTTCCGCCGCACCGACGAGAACCGCGAGTGGCTGGCCGACGTGGTGAAGACCTTCCGCGACTACCCGCTGGTGCTCGAGGTGCGCCACTCGTCGTGGAACACGCCCGCGTTCTATGACGAGCTGGCGGAGCGGGGGATCGGGTTCGTCAACATCGACCAGCCGCTGTTCAAGAACTCCATCAAGCCCACCTCGATCGTGACGGCGCCGGTGGGCTACGTGCGGGTGCACGGGCGCAACTTCAAGGACTGGTTCCGCAAGGACGCCGGCCGCGACGCGCGCTACGACTACCTCTACACCCCCGCCGAGCTGGAGCCGTGGGCCGAGCGCACCAGGGAGATCGCCGCCGAGCCGCCGACGGAGGACGTGTTCGTGGTGACCAACAACCACTTCCGCGGCAAGGCGGCCGTCAACGCGCTGATGCTCCAGTCGATGGTGCAGGGGGAGAAGGTCCCCGCCCCGCCCCCGCTCTTCGACGAGTACGGCGCGGTGCTGGAGAGCTACGCCGAGCCGCGGGAGCCGGAGGGCGGGGCGGCGGAAGAGGAGTCGCCGCCGCCCGCGAAGCCGAAGCGGGCGAAGAAAGCGAAGAAGGAATGA
- a CDS encoding c-type cytochrome, which translates to MRPIRALLLAALPAALAAGAAPLRAQVPEQRPQNLKVLPRDIPRDSLIQIMRGISMSLGVRCQYCHVQRQPGPDGRESFDFASDDKPEKEKARFMMRMTRDLNTQTLAQLPDRRNPPVPVGCVTCHRGLPVPTTLDRVLMTALDSGGAPAAVARYRQLRQEQALSGRYDFGEWTVNELARRLAATGKAAEAAALLEMNSEFYPNSASIDVQLAEAYRALGQRDRAIARYRMALEKQPNNQQARRRLDELTGAAPAPAPAPRP; encoded by the coding sequence ATGCGCCCGATCCGAGCCCTTCTCCTGGCGGCGCTCCCCGCCGCCCTGGCCGCCGGCGCGGCCCCGCTCCGTGCCCAGGTTCCCGAGCAGCGTCCCCAGAACCTGAAGGTGCTGCCCAGGGACATCCCGCGCGACTCGCTGATCCAGATCATGCGCGGGATCTCGATGTCGCTGGGGGTGCGCTGCCAGTACTGCCACGTGCAGCGCCAGCCGGGCCCCGACGGGCGGGAGAGCTTCGACTTCGCGTCGGACGACAAGCCCGAGAAGGAGAAGGCGCGCTTCATGATGCGGATGACGCGCGACCTGAACACGCAGACGCTGGCGCAGCTCCCCGACCGCCGCAACCCGCCCGTGCCCGTGGGGTGCGTGACCTGCCACCGCGGGCTGCCGGTGCCCACCACGCTGGACCGCGTGCTGATGACGGCCCTGGACAGCGGCGGCGCGCCGGCGGCGGTCGCCCGCTACCGCCAGCTCCGCCAGGAGCAGGCGCTCAGCGGGCGCTACGACTTCGGCGAGTGGACGGTGAACGAGCTGGCGCGGCGGCTGGCGGCCACGGGGAAGGCGGCCGAGGCGGCGGCGCTGCTGGAGATGAACTCCGAGTTCTACCCCAACTCGGCCTCCATCGACGTGCAGCTCGCCGAGGCGTACCGCGCGCTCGGCCAGCGCGACAGGGCGATCGCGCGCTACCGCATGGCGCTGGAGAAGCAGCCGAACAACCAGCAGGCCCGCCGCCGCCTCGACGAGCTGACCGGCGCCGCGCCGGCACCCGCGCCCGCGCCGCGCCCGTAG
- a CDS encoding sigma-70 family RNA polymerase sigma factor → MDGALAQDLAKPGFLEEAVPHLEAVHRFALRLTGGNEDEAGDLVQETFLRAYRSWESFQRGTNSRAWLFTICRNVFLRAREKRGRTPEVPADAEPEVEALAVTAGVWEAMNADPERAFFDSFVDEDVLREVDRLPEPYREAVVLVDLEGFNYAEASEMLNLPVGTVKSRLYRGRRLLQQSLYEYALEMGYVRPEKRR, encoded by the coding sequence ATGGATGGCGCGCTGGCGCAGGATCTCGCCAAGCCGGGGTTCCTGGAAGAAGCGGTGCCGCACCTGGAGGCGGTGCACCGCTTCGCGCTGCGCCTGACCGGCGGCAACGAGGACGAGGCGGGCGACCTGGTGCAGGAGACCTTCCTGCGCGCCTACCGCTCGTGGGAGAGCTTCCAGCGGGGAACCAATTCCCGCGCCTGGCTCTTTACCATCTGTAGGAACGTCTTCCTGCGCGCACGGGAGAAGCGGGGCCGCACCCCCGAGGTGCCCGCCGACGCCGAGCCCGAGGTGGAGGCGCTGGCCGTCACCGCCGGCGTGTGGGAGGCCATGAACGCGGACCCCGAGCGCGCCTTCTTCGACTCGTTCGTCGACGAAGACGTGCTGCGCGAGGTCGACAGGCTCCCGGAGCCGTACCGCGAGGCCGTGGTGCTGGTGGACCTGGAGGGCTTCAACTACGCCGAAGCGAGCGAGATGCTGAACCTGCCGGTGGGAACGGTGAAGAGCCGCCTGTACCGCGGCCGCCGCCTCCTGCAGCAGTCCCTGTACGAATACGCGCTGGAGATGGGCTACGTGCGGCCGGAGAAACGCAGATGA
- a CDS encoding sodium-independent anion transporter encodes MLVPKLFTVLREYDRRRLVPDLKAGAGRWGGAEGVEVYEIDGPFFFGAAEKFRETIVSVEGKQRMLVIVMERVPAIDSTGIRALRSVVRRAKKEGTLVILAGVHAQPMVALGKAELLDEVGDENLCGRLPDALDRARRHLGLLPPAAPNVESPDREPCRCLTP; translated from the coding sequence GTGCTCGTCCCCAAGCTGTTCACCGTCCTCCGGGAGTATGACCGGAGGCGGCTCGTCCCCGACCTCAAGGCGGGAGCTGGGCGGTGGGGCGGTGCCGAAGGGGTGGAGGTCTACGAGATCGACGGCCCGTTCTTCTTCGGGGCGGCCGAGAAGTTCCGCGAGACGATCGTGTCGGTGGAGGGGAAGCAGCGGATGCTGGTGATCGTGATGGAGCGCGTCCCGGCGATCGACTCCACCGGAATCCGCGCGCTGCGCTCCGTCGTACGGCGTGCGAAGAAGGAAGGGACGCTGGTGATCCTGGCCGGCGTGCACGCGCAGCCGATGGTGGCGCTGGGGAAGGCCGAGCTGCTGGACGAGGTGGGCGACGAGAACCTCTGCGGCCGCCTCCCGGACGCGCTGGACCGCGCGCGGCGGCACCTGGGCCTGCTCCCTCCCGCCGCCCCGAACGTCGAATCTCCTGACCGGGAGCCCTGCCGGTGTCTGACGCCATGA
- a CDS encoding SH3 domain-containing protein: MQIDRTKFFAGYTAAFGALKQSQTDGLDALLAAAEGDPQITDLRWLAYMLATVKHECAGTWKPIEEYGKGKGRKYGQPVTVTDPAGKSFTNVYYGRGYVQLTWDYNYRNMGNVLKNRLLYEPELALDADVAYRIMSYGMRNGSFTGARLSRFINGATCDYVNARKIINGLDQAQRIAGYAQHFETILNDSVVAAVRGVPIPQPAAPPPAPQSATGLFTVTVSSLNVRSGPGASNPTVAGSPVPGGTVVEALEEQGGWKRVAVQGTVNGVSGVTGWVSAAFLQPAASAPAQPATGLFTVTASSLNVRGGPGTSNPIVAGSPLAAGTVVEGFEDQGGWKRIAVQGSGVTGWVSAKFLQPAVPAPA, from the coding sequence ATGCAGATCGACCGCACGAAGTTCTTCGCCGGCTACACGGCCGCGTTCGGCGCGCTCAAGCAGAGCCAGACCGACGGCCTCGACGCGCTGCTCGCCGCCGCCGAGGGCGACCCGCAGATCACCGACCTGCGCTGGCTGGCCTACATGCTGGCCACCGTGAAGCACGAGTGCGCCGGCACCTGGAAGCCGATCGAGGAGTACGGCAAGGGGAAGGGGCGCAAGTACGGCCAGCCGGTGACGGTGACCGACCCCGCGGGCAAGTCGTTCACCAACGTGTACTACGGCCGCGGCTACGTGCAGCTCACCTGGGACTACAACTACCGGAACATGGGCAACGTGCTCAAGAACCGGCTGCTGTACGAGCCCGAGCTGGCGCTGGACGCGGACGTGGCCTACCGGATCATGTCGTACGGGATGCGCAACGGGTCGTTCACGGGCGCCAGGCTCTCGCGCTTCATCAACGGCGCGACCTGCGACTACGTCAACGCGCGCAAGATCATCAACGGGCTCGACCAGGCGCAGCGCATCGCCGGCTACGCCCAGCACTTCGAGACGATCCTGAACGACAGCGTGGTCGCCGCCGTCCGTGGCGTCCCGATCCCGCAGCCGGCCGCCCCGCCGCCGGCGCCGCAGTCCGCGACGGGGCTCTTCACCGTCACCGTAAGCAGCCTGAACGTGCGTAGCGGCCCGGGCGCCTCGAACCCCACCGTCGCCGGCAGCCCGGTCCCGGGCGGCACCGTCGTGGAGGCGCTGGAGGAGCAGGGCGGGTGGAAGCGCGTGGCCGTGCAGGGGACGGTGAACGGCGTCTCCGGCGTCACCGGCTGGGTGAGCGCGGCGTTCCTGCAGCCCGCCGCCTCCGCGCCCGCGCAGCCGGCGACCGGCCTCTTCACCGTCACCGCCAGCAGCCTGAACGTCCGCGGCGGCCCCGGGACCTCAAACCCCATCGTCGCCGGGAGCCCGCTCGCCGCGGGGACGGTGGTCGAGGGGTTCGAGGACCAGGGCGGGTGGAAGCGGATCGCCGTGCAGGGCTCCGGCGTCACCGGCTGGGTGAGCGCGAAGTTCCTGCAGCCCGCCGTCCCCGCGCCGGCCTGA
- a CDS encoding zinc ribbon domain-containing protein, with product MKTSAARICPNCGTSNAPDAARCERCGEGLAVAAPPPAAEPVAEGEDRPRRRGPRCPNCGAHMERGTVELNQKMIDFIFTGLSSHSLFFHPVDGRRREVLKPGQQKRALMCPICAGVWIR from the coding sequence ATGAAGACGAGCGCCGCCCGCATCTGCCCGAACTGCGGGACGTCGAACGCCCCCGACGCCGCGCGCTGCGAGCGGTGCGGCGAGGGACTGGCCGTTGCCGCTCCCCCGCCGGCAGCCGAGCCCGTCGCGGAAGGAGAGGACCGGCCGCGGCGCCGGGGCCCGCGCTGCCCCAACTGCGGCGCGCACATGGAGCGCGGCACGGTGGAGCTGAACCAGAAGATGATCGACTTCATCTTCACCGGCCTCAGCTCGCACTCGCTCTTCTTCCACCCGGTCGACGGCAGGCGCCGCGAGGTGCTGAAGCCCGGCCAGCAGAAGCGCGCGCTGATGTGTCCGATCTGCGCGGGGGTGTGGATCAGGTAG
- a CDS encoding zf-HC2 domain-containing protein: MSAAETIPCDHVIAQLWEYIDGEISEERARLIRAHLDVCAHCFPQWDFQRAFLGFLRLHARTPIPSAVRQRVFESLLREDANPGSSPESVADA, translated from the coding sequence ATGAGCGCGGCGGAGACGATCCCCTGCGACCACGTGATCGCCCAGCTCTGGGAGTACATCGACGGCGAGATCTCCGAGGAGCGCGCCCGGCTGATCCGCGCGCACCTCGACGTCTGCGCGCACTGCTTCCCCCAGTGGGACTTCCAGCGCGCCTTCCTGGGCTTCCTGCGCCTGCACGCCAGGACCCCGATCCCCTCCGCCGTGCGCCAGCGCGTGTTCGAGAGCCTGCTGCGCGAGGACGCGAACCCCGGCTCTTCCCCGGAGAGCGTCGCCGACGCGTGA
- a CDS encoding HAD family hydrolase, with amino-acid sequence MIDAVVFDFDGLIFDSETHEFETVRELLAEHGGELTLEVWSDCVGRAPGWFDPYAHLEEQIGRAVDREALDELRRRRYFERISAEGPIPGVEEALRAARSLGLRVGLASSSSREWVEGQLRRLGLLHYFHCIRTSDDVEHAKPEPDLYLSVLRCLGVEPHRAVAFEDSPNGALAARRAGLYCVVVPNRITAALQFGEHDLRLESLVQAELADLLARLAASRGGDPPPEP; translated from the coding sequence GTGATCGACGCGGTGGTCTTCGACTTCGACGGGCTGATCTTCGACAGCGAGACGCACGAGTTCGAGACCGTGCGCGAGCTGCTGGCCGAGCACGGCGGCGAGCTGACGCTGGAGGTGTGGTCGGACTGCGTCGGCCGCGCGCCGGGGTGGTTCGACCCGTACGCGCACCTGGAGGAGCAGATCGGCAGGGCCGTGGACCGCGAGGCTCTGGACGAGCTGCGCCGGCGGCGCTACTTCGAGCGCATCTCCGCCGAGGGGCCGATCCCGGGGGTGGAGGAGGCGCTCCGGGCGGCGCGCTCGCTGGGGCTCAGGGTGGGGCTCGCCTCCAGCTCGTCGCGCGAGTGGGTGGAGGGGCAGCTGCGGCGGCTGGGGCTGCTGCACTACTTCCACTGCATCCGCACCAGCGACGACGTGGAGCACGCCAAGCCCGAGCCCGACCTGTACCTGAGCGTGCTGCGCTGCCTGGGCGTGGAGCCGCACCGCGCGGTGGCGTTCGAAGACTCGCCCAACGGGGCGCTGGCCGCCCGGCGCGCGGGCCTGTACTGTGTCGTGGTCCCGAACCGGATCACCGCCGCGCTGCAGTTCGGCGAGCACGACCTGCGGCTGGAGTCGCTGGTGCAGGCCGAGCTGGCCGACCTGCTCGCCCGCCTCGCCGCCAGCCGCGGAGGAGATCCACCGCCGGAGCCCTGA
- a CDS encoding ATP-binding protein, with protein MPNPLRDLFFPTRGEDLVQAVTPRRTFADVILPPSTRRALDQALVQIRKHDVLFGQWGLGERHDTGLGLAFNFAGPPGTGKTICAEAIAHALGKRLLVVRYAELESQWAGMTAKNVQAVFAAAAEQDAVLFFDEADAIASRRFTSMDQGYQREANSVVNVLLREVEEFSGVVIFATNLAANFDPAFERRIRTHILFEMPGPDERERIWKAQIHARKTPLAEDVDFRALAERYPGSGGDIKNAVLKAAQGAIVEPGADAEKRIEQRHFVTAMEDVLAARRVMDQSLFGGAAGGPPVPWAAAALGEAASPVEDELAAVSTRLVEVEDSVVAVGERLQRLDAGQADVRARLEQLQAALGEQQSAARDLLRAGEAGWERRLRTVAILAGAALAVAVIAAGAALLS; from the coding sequence ATGCCCAACCCGCTGCGCGACCTCTTCTTCCCGACCCGGGGGGAGGACCTGGTCCAGGCCGTCACCCCGCGGCGCACCTTCGCGGACGTGATCCTGCCGCCGTCCACCCGCCGCGCGCTGGACCAGGCGCTGGTGCAGATCCGCAAGCACGACGTGCTCTTCGGGCAGTGGGGCCTCGGCGAGCGGCACGACACGGGGCTGGGGCTGGCGTTCAACTTCGCCGGGCCGCCGGGGACGGGGAAGACGATCTGCGCCGAGGCGATCGCGCACGCGCTGGGGAAGCGGCTGCTGGTGGTGCGCTACGCCGAGCTGGAGAGCCAGTGGGCGGGGATGACGGCCAAGAACGTCCAGGCGGTGTTCGCGGCCGCCGCCGAGCAGGACGCGGTGCTCTTCTTCGACGAGGCCGACGCCATCGCCAGCCGCCGCTTCACCTCGATGGACCAGGGCTACCAGCGCGAGGCCAACTCGGTGGTGAACGTGCTGCTGCGCGAGGTGGAGGAGTTCAGCGGGGTGGTGATCTTCGCCACCAACCTGGCGGCCAACTTCGACCCGGCGTTCGAGCGGCGCATCCGCACGCACATCCTCTTCGAGATGCCGGGCCCCGACGAGCGCGAGCGGATCTGGAAGGCGCAGATCCACGCCCGCAAGACGCCCCTGGCGGAGGACGTGGACTTCCGCGCCCTGGCCGAGCGCTACCCCGGCAGCGGCGGCGACATCAAGAACGCCGTCCTCAAGGCCGCGCAGGGGGCCATCGTCGAGCCGGGCGCCGACGCGGAGAAGCGCATCGAGCAGCGCCACTTCGTCACCGCCATGGAGGACGTGCTGGCCGCCCGCCGGGTGATGGACCAGTCGCTCTTCGGCGGCGCGGCGGGCGGGCCGCCGGTGCCCTGGGCCGCGGCGGCGCTCGGCGAAGCCGCGAGCCCCGTGGAGGACGAGCTGGCCGCCGTCTCCACGCGCCTGGTGGAGGTGGAGGACTCCGTCGTGGCCGTGGGCGAGCGGCTGCAGCGGCTGGACGCGGGGCAGGCGGACGTGCGCGCCCGCCTGGAGCAGCTCCAGGCCGCCCTCGGCGAGCAGCAGTCCGCCGCCCGCGACCTGCTGCGCGCGGGCGAGGCGGGGTGGGAGCGGCGGCTGCGCACCGTGGCGATCCTCGCGGGCGCGGCGCTGGCCGTGGCGGTGATCGCGGCGGGCGCGGCGCTGCTGAGTTGA
- a CDS encoding NAD(P)/FAD-dependent oxidoreductase, with amino-acid sequence MPDPDLYDVIVVGGGPAGLAAALWLARYRRRVRLFDAQDPRNKETWAVHGYFGISDPNPWDLRAVGREQAEAAGAEITDAVVKTVTGEKDDFRVELADGATHRARRLLFATGLKDIKPEIPGFDDFYGTSIWHCPECDGPSVTGCKVGVIGWGKGIAKYCMWLRTWVDEMTVLTHSHPPDMDDEALVTLAEQGVRLRTEAITRLEGQEGLLQRVVFHDGTSEPFDALFFHVASGPGSTLPADMGCRADDEGILEVSDNYETTVPGVYAAGDITPGTRLVIRAAYEGTRAAIGIQKSLLPEERKIE; translated from the coding sequence ATGCCGGACCCGGACCTGTACGACGTGATCGTGGTCGGCGGCGGCCCCGCGGGGCTGGCGGCCGCGCTCTGGCTGGCCCGCTACCGCCGGCGCGTGCGCCTGTTCGACGCGCAGGACCCGCGCAACAAGGAGACCTGGGCCGTCCACGGCTACTTCGGCATCTCCGACCCCAACCCGTGGGACCTGCGCGCCGTCGGGCGCGAGCAGGCCGAGGCGGCCGGCGCGGAGATCACCGACGCGGTGGTGAAGACGGTCACGGGGGAGAAGGACGACTTCCGGGTGGAGCTGGCCGACGGGGCCACGCACCGCGCCCGGCGCCTCCTCTTCGCCACGGGTCTCAAGGACATCAAGCCCGAGATCCCCGGCTTCGACGACTTCTACGGCACCAGCATCTGGCACTGTCCGGAGTGCGACGGGCCGAGCGTGACGGGGTGCAAGGTGGGGGTGATCGGGTGGGGGAAGGGGATCGCGAAGTACTGCATGTGGCTGCGGACCTGGGTGGACGAGATGACCGTGCTCACCCACAGCCACCCGCCCGACATGGACGACGAGGCGCTGGTGACGCTCGCCGAGCAGGGGGTGCGCCTGCGCACCGAGGCGATCACCCGGCTGGAGGGGCAGGAGGGGCTCCTGCAGCGCGTCGTCTTCCACGACGGCACCAGCGAGCCGTTCGACGCCCTCTTCTTCCACGTCGCATCGGGCCCCGGCTCCACGCTCCCCGCAGACATGGGGTGCAGGGCCGACGACGAGGGGATCCTGGAGGTGAGCGACAACTACGAGACCACGGTTCCCGGCGTCTACGCCGCGGGCGACATCACCCCGGGGACGCGCCTGGTGATCCGCGCCGCCTACGAAGGCACCCGCGCCGCCATCGGCATCCAGAAGTCGCTGCTGCCGGAGGAGCGGAAGATCGAGTAG
- a CDS encoding M28 family metallopeptidase, whose translation MQIRPLFAAVPLALAAFVAPAAAQDRPQPAAPAVRPAAQAPAQGEAVSGEDPRIREIAGAPSAARVEADIRRLAGFGTRHTLSDTVSRTRGIGAARRWLFDEFQRISRACGDCLEVRYVDSIIPGRPNTRIPTDTRVVDVVAIQRGRTDPNRYVLITAHYDSRVTDVMDATSDAPGANDDASGVAAALEAARVLSRYRFDASIVYAPLAGEEQGLNGGEILARFAKDNGWNIAGVLNNDIIGNTRGQNGVTDNRTARVFGPGIPPTATQAELRRILTTGGELDTPSRQLMRYVDRVADRYVPNFDVLPIYRLDRFGRGGDHTPFFNLGFPAVRLTETWEDYTRQHQNLRVENGIRYGDVPDEVDFGYVARMTALNAAALASLAWAPPAPDSVTVAGGVSPSTTLRWKPVSAPDLAGYRVYWREPTSAQWQWSRWVGNVTEAVLENIVIDNYFFGVAAVDREGHESLPVFPLPGR comes from the coding sequence ATGCAGATCCGCCCGCTCTTCGCCGCCGTCCCCCTCGCGCTCGCCGCCTTCGTCGCGCCGGCGGCCGCGCAGGACCGTCCCCAGCCCGCCGCGCCCGCCGTGCGGCCCGCGGCCCAGGCGCCCGCGCAGGGCGAGGCCGTCTCGGGCGAGGACCCGCGCATCCGCGAGATCGCCGGGGCGCCCTCGGCGGCGCGGGTGGAGGCCGACATCCGGCGGCTGGCGGGGTTCGGCACGCGGCACACGCTCTCCGACACCGTGAGCCGCACGCGCGGGATCGGGGCGGCGCGGCGGTGGCTCTTCGACGAGTTCCAGCGCATCTCGCGGGCGTGCGGCGACTGCCTGGAGGTGCGCTACGTCGACTCGATCATCCCGGGGCGGCCGAACACGCGCATCCCCACCGACACGCGGGTGGTGGACGTGGTGGCGATCCAGCGCGGCCGGACGGACCCCAACCGCTACGTGCTGATCACCGCGCACTACGACTCGCGGGTGACCGACGTGATGGACGCCACCAGCGACGCGCCCGGCGCCAACGACGACGCCTCGGGGGTGGCGGCGGCGCTCGAGGCGGCGCGGGTGCTCTCGCGCTACCGCTTCGACGCGTCGATCGTCTACGCGCCGCTGGCGGGCGAGGAGCAGGGGCTGAACGGGGGCGAGATCCTGGCGCGCTTCGCGAAGGACAACGGGTGGAACATCGCGGGCGTGCTCAACAACGACATCATCGGCAACACGCGCGGGCAGAACGGGGTGACCGACAACCGCACGGCGCGCGTCTTCGGCCCCGGCATCCCGCCGACGGCCACGCAGGCCGAGCTGCGGCGCATCCTGACCACCGGCGGCGAGCTCGACACGCCCTCTCGGCAGCTCATGCGCTACGTGGACCGCGTCGCCGACCGCTACGTCCCCAACTTCGACGTGCTGCCGATCTACCGGCTGGACCGCTTCGGCCGCGGGGGCGACCACACGCCGTTCTTCAACCTGGGCTTCCCGGCCGTGCGCCTCACCGAGACGTGGGAGGACTACACGCGCCAGCACCAGAACCTGCGGGTCGAGAACGGGATCCGCTACGGCGACGTGCCCGACGAGGTGGACTTCGGCTACGTGGCCAGGATGACGGCGCTGAACGCGGCGGCACTGGCCTCGCTGGCCTGGGCGCCGCCCGCGCCCGACAGCGTGACGGTGGCGGGGGGCGTCTCTCCCAGCACCACGCTGCGGTGGAAGCCGGTCTCCGCGCCGGACCTGGCCGGCTACCGCGTCTACTGGCGCGAGCCGACGTCGGCGCAGTGGCAGTGGTCGCGCTGGGTGGGGAACGTGACGGAGGCGGTGCTGGAGAACATCGTCATCGACAACTACTTCTTCGGCGTGGCGGCGGTGGACCGCGAGGGGCACGAGAGCCTGCCGGTGTTCCCGCTCCCGGGGAGATAG